The genomic region AACAAATGCACGCCTCGGCAATCGCCATAGACGAAACCGCCAAGTTTTATCTCCCACAAATCTTTGGGCGGGGTGGTTATCAAATTCTCCGACATGCCAACCAATTGCCCGATGCTCTCCTAAACTGCTATTTGAACATTCTGTAACCACTTAAAAATGAGCCTTACCTATAAAATTGCCCTTTTCTTTCACCTCCTTGGTGCAACCGTCTGGGTAGGCGGACACTTGTTATTGGCCTTACGGTATTTGCCCTTGGCTTTGAAGAATAAAGAAGTTTCCATTCTTCGGACGTTTGAACATCAATACGAAACCATTGGGATTCCGGCCTTGTTCGTACAAATCCTTTCCGGCCTCTGGATGGCTTTTGGGCACTTTGGGCTTTCCTTTATGTCCTTTAGCACCCCCCTCCAACGTGTGGTTTCCGTAAAGTTACTCTTCTTGTTCTTCACGTTTGTCTTGGCCATTCATGCGCGTTTTTTCATCATTCCACGTCTTACCCCGGAAAAACTCCCCCTTATGGGATTTCATATTGTGGCCGTAACTCTTATAGGGGTGTGTATGTTGTTTCTGGGACTGCTTTTCAGGATGGGCGGATTATGAGGCAAGCACGATGTTTAAAAACGCCATTTGGGTAAAAGTAGAAAAGTGACTTGAATGTGGTACAAACTCAGCTCCGTCGGAGTTGTATTTTCCTACGAGGCGCGTATTTGCTGTCAGAGCAAAGTCAAAGCCATCCTTGTTCTAAAACCCACCCTGCTATTCGAGTCTGATGAAAAATCTCGTGATTGTGTTGCTGGAAGAAATTAGACAAAATTGAAAGTGCTAACCCGTTTAACAACCCTTTCAAGCCTACAACTCAGGTTATGTGCGACAAGAAATCTATCGCAACAAGTAGCCATCCAAATATTTTGCCGCCCCTAAACCACCTCAGCCGCTTTTCTTCGCTGGACAAAGGCCAGCGCCAATAGCGCCAAGATACCGCCATAACACACCAATGTGGCAAGACCAGAGACCGTTTTGCTCATGGTATGGCGATCTGGGGCAAACGTCATCACCACCGTATGGCTTCCGGCAGGAACCACCACCCCACGTAGAATATGATCGGTTTGGATGATTTCCGCTGGTTTTCCGCTCACCGTTGCGCTCCATCCAGCCGGATAATACACCTCCGAAACCACCATAAAACGTGGGGCATCCGTTTGGGCTTTCCATTCAATACGGTTTGCGGTAAAGGATTTTAGTTTTACAGAAGCTTGTTTGCCGAGAGAGTCTAATGGTGCGGGTTTGAGACCTGTATCTTTGGCCACCAAAGCTGTTTTTCGCGGATTAAACGCAGGGTCTTGCAAGAATCGCCATTTTTCTTGTGGCGAAGTCACGGTTTTTGTCTCACCCACAAACCAAGCACGAGGCATTGGGTTTTCACGCTCTAAGATCATCATGGAGGAGTCGGCGGCAAGCTGAACAGGTTTTGTACCGGGCAACATACCGCGTGCGACAATGTACCGAACCGCCATCAGGTCGAGGCCCGTCATATTAATCCGCCCGTCTTTGTCTTGCAAAATATGGTCTTGGAAGTCTTGATAAACACGAAGTTTGGCCGCGCTGTACCCCGATACGGTTTCGTAGAAATACGGCGAACGTCCATCTTGGAAAGGATTTAGAGCCATCGGAAACGTCCGGAAATGCCCCGAACCTCCAGCCTCTTTCACTTTTTCCTGAATCCAATCGTCTATACCAGGGATAAGCTGTGCAGCGGCCTGCTCTTCCACATTTGTCTTGGGTTTTAGCAAATCCGCCGAATAATATCGGCTCGCCACTCCCCAAAGATCCACCAAAACCAAGAACGAAAGTGCGAGTTTGGCCGTCCATGCGGGGATTTTATCCAACTTTGCTAAAATCAACAAAAGTCCTGCAATTACAACAAAAAACAGGGTTCGGAGTGCGTCCGACTGGTACTTTTCGATCCGTTCTGTTCTGAATTGGGCGATGTATTGCGGAGCTTCTGCACGTGCAGTTGCCATGTCTATCTGCTGCCCTTGTTGCTCGTATTGTTGTACCATCATCTTAGCGATTTCTTCGGTCTCATTGGGCTTTTCAAACGAGAAGAGCGAAGACTTAAACACGATTAAGATGAGCATAAGGGCAATCACTCCTCCCAACGTATAATAAAGTGGTTTGGGATTGGCTTTTTCCTGTTGCGAAGGCTTTAGCGCGTATTTCATCCCAAAAAGAGCCAGTAAGACCATGCCCATAACCGAAATTAGCAACCATGTTTCTGGCACGCGGAACGCATTAAACAGCGGGAAATAGTGGAACATTGGTTCGTTGATGAACGCCGCATTTTTCCCCAATGCAAACAAGACAGTAACGATTGTAGCCGTCCCCAAGGCCCAAATAATGGGCTTACGCACCCAAATCAGGGCAAAAACAGTTAGAAGTAAAACAACACCACCGATATAATGCGGCCCGCCGGTAAAGATTTTATCGCCCCAGTACGCCTCGTGCGATCCACCACCATATGCACGAGAAAACAGCAAACTCCATAGCTCTCCCCAGCCTTGGCTCCAGTTCATGGCATACGTCCAATCCAATGCACCTGCGCCACCGCCTTCCGAGGCTCCCCGCGTGGTAAATGCTTTATACTCCGCTAACGGCCAGTAGGGTTGTGCCACCATCAACACGGCTAATACAGCCCCAGCCGCCAATAATCCGGTGGCCAGACCAAAGGTCTTCATCTCGCCTTTACGCGCCGCAACACCTGCTTCAACAATCCACCAAATCCCTAAAAGAAATGCGAGATAATAGGTGATTTGGATGTGATTGGCGCGAAGGTTTACGGCTAAGGCAGCCGCAAAAAGCAAACCAGAAAGCAACTTGGGTTGACGTAAAACGTGCGCAAAGGCTAAGATCAACCACGGCATCCAAGCCAAGGTGGAGAATTTAGTATTGTGCCCCGCCAATAAAAGAAGCGGGAGAAAAGTGGTAAGCCCATACGCAAATGCGCCAAAAAGCCCCAACAGTTTGTCCTTGGTCAAATAAAACCCTAACCAATACATCCCAAAGAGCATAATCAAGAAGGGTACAAATGGAAAGGCCAGCACTTGATTGAGGCCACGAACCACCGTATCCACCTGCGGAATACTTACGGGGTAATAGATTGAGAAGGCGGGCATCCCACCAAAACCATTTGGAATCCAGAGCGTTTGCTCACCCGTTTTCGCCTCAAAATCTAACGCCGATTTGGCCATAGCACGTGCATGTACTACGTCCGAACCCACCAGCGACTTGTCGCCGAAGGTGGTGTCCGAAAAAAATGCCACCGCAACCAATAGCATAAGTGCGGCACAAATCAGATGTTGTACGGGTTCGGAAAGTCCGTCCCAAAGCGATTTTTTGGGGGATTGGGGAGCCGTTCGCACTGGGCGCGTGGGAACAGGAGTTGGCTCCGGTGTGGTACGGGCAGAACGGTTGGTCTTGGCCATAACGAGAAAAATGGGGTGTAAAAATGGATTATTCGATCACTTTAGGCACTCGGAAGTAGTCTGCATCAGCATCTGGCGCATTTTTGAGGGCTTCTTCGTGTGTAATCCGGCGGAGGTGTACATCTTCCCGAAGTACATTCCCCCAATCTTGGATATGGGTCATGGGTTCAATACCATCGGTATCTACCGCATTTAATTGCGCCATATAGTCCAGAATCCGGTTTAAATCATGCTGATAATGCACAACTTCTTCTTCGGTTAAGCGCAGACGTGCTAAAGCAGCTATTTCCTGAACGTCTTCTTTCGTTACCATAATAAAAGACAAAAATTAACCTGTGGGTGCGCAAAAGAAACACTTTACAGGCAAAACATGTGGTCAATAACACGATAAGATAATGAACTTAGGGTCTAATGAGCGAAAAACAGGGATGAACTTTTTAAAGGGTCACATTTCCGGCTTTTCCATTTCCCCCTCTTTGCGAAATCGGGCAGGTGTTCGCCCTGTATGCCGCTTGAATGCCTCGTAAAAAGCCGTTCGTGAGCTAAAGCCGCAATTCTCCGCAATGGCCTCAATGCTCAAATACGTTAAGACGGGATCTAACAACTGGGTTTTAGCCGCTGCAACTCGGTATTGGTTCACAAATTCAAAAAAGGATTTTCCGGCACCGCGATTGATCGCCTGAGAAACCACATAAGCCTTCATTCCTAACTTTTCCGCCAATTTGGCAACCGTGAGGTCGGCGTCGCGATAGACTTCCTCAACCTCAAGCGCTTGGAGGATACGTAGAAACTCGGCCTCGCGGGAAGGCGGTTTGATATCTTGCGGCAAGGCCAAAGGCGGGAGCGGCGCAGCATCAAACGATGCACCATCCGAGGTGTTCACCCGCAGTTCTATTTGTAAGTTTTGCGGCCCCACAGAGGGTGGCACAATAATGGGCTTCGTTATATTCCGCCACATCACATAAAGGAGGGCTGGAATCATAAAAACGGCGGTATTTATCTGCAAAACCACAGGCCGCTTTAAGACCATAATCAAGCCCAAGAACACCACAAAAGCAATTAAGTTAATCCACAACAATTCGTAAACCCACTTCGCATGAAAACGCCGAGCATCCGAATAATAGTCTTTTGCCGCTTTCAGATAAACATGCAAATAATAAATAGAAGCAATCGTATATCCAACAAAAACAAATAAATAGCTCAGATTAAAAAAGAAATATCGCCCCTTCAAATCGCGCATTTGCCCATAGTTTTCTGCTAAAGTACGCATCTGGTCATAAGGTGTGAACAACCCATCGTAGCCCATAAACAAGAAGAAATAGGTAACGGGAATCAGCCAATGCGCCCAAAACCCGAAACCGCGTCCAATGGACTTTCCCGCAAGACGCACCGCGTAAAAAAAGACCAAAATCCGGACGATAGGAATGGTGACCAGGTTTATATCTAAGAGATATGGCGCATGAACAAAAAAATGATTGGCTTTAAGAAAGCTAAGGCCAAAATTGACAGACTGAAGCCCAAAAACAGCAAACAAATACCAATTACTCCACCGTTCCCCTTTCATCCCTAAGAAGAAAAAGGAAAATAAAATCCCTTGGACAACAAGGGCAATGTTGATCACCTCGATGGTTGACATGATGCTGTGCTAGAAGGATATTGGCACTTAGATTAATTAGATTAAGTTGGCTGCTAAAATACGACGCCATCACTTCTTTTGACGTATTTTTATCTGGACTCTCAACCCAAACCAATGCCTTTACCATGCCTTACCGCTTCACTTTACTGTTTCTATTGAGCTTATGGGGCTGCTCAACACCTCTACCCGAACTCAAAGAGATGTCGGGTAGCCCAAGTCTAACACTCAACTGGGTTCCGGTGGATAGCCTCAACACCGAATTACCGCCCCATATTCGGGTTTTTCATGGGCATCACACCACTTTGCCCCTAAAGGCTTGGTATGTGGAAGTTCGGGCGACCAATGGGCGTTTGCCGTTGAAGGTCTTGACCGCCGAGGATCCCGAAGACCGACGCGAAACCGCCACTCAATTTGCAACACGAACCGATGCTTGCGTTTTACTGAACGCCGGATACTTTACCATGAACAAAAAACCTGCAGACCATGTAGGCTTGCTGATGACAGATGGAAAAATACACTGGCCCGCAACGGGCACGATGGAACGCAAAAAAGAACAATACCACGTAAGCCGTGCCGCTTTTGGAATTACTCCCGCCGGAAAACTTGAACTCGGT from Rhodothermia bacterium harbors:
- a CDS encoding phosphodiester glycosidase family protein; its protein translation is MPYRFTLLFLLSLWGCSTPLPELKEMSGSPSLTLNWVPVDSLNTELPPHIRVFHGHHTTLPLKAWYVEVRATNGRLPLKVLTAEDPEDRRETATQFATRTDACVLLNAGYFTMNKKPADHVGLLMTDGKIHWPATGTMERKKEQYHVSRAAFGITPAGKLELGWAISAENTVYRLDRPLPNFLGHPSPAYQPSASQIWHVSEALGAGPMLVWDGKTIYSAMDELFWETSIPNIHPRSAIGVRRDGSAVLMVVDGRQAASRGVSLTELGDLMRSAGAFRALNLDGGGSSALVVHRQLINRPAGGTFQREVVSAVGAWCR
- a CDS encoding CopD family protein, with the translated sequence MSLTYKIALFFHLLGATVWVGGHLLLALRYLPLALKNKEVSILRTFEHQYETIGIPALFVQILSGLWMAFGHFGLSFMSFSTPLQRVVSVKLLFLFFTFVLAIHARFFIIPRLTPEKLPLMGFHIVAVTLIGVCMLFLGLLFRMGGL
- a CDS encoding YfhO family protein, which produces MAKTNRSARTTPEPTPVPTRPVRTAPQSPKKSLWDGLSEPVQHLICAALMLLVAVAFFSDTTFGDKSLVGSDVVHARAMAKSALDFEAKTGEQTLWIPNGFGGMPAFSIYYPVSIPQVDTVVRGLNQVLAFPFVPFLIMLFGMYWLGFYLTKDKLLGLFGAFAYGLTTFLPLLLLAGHNTKFSTLAWMPWLILAFAHVLRQPKLLSGLLFAAALAVNLRANHIQITYYLAFLLGIWWIVEAGVAARKGEMKTFGLATGLLAAGAVLAVLMVAQPYWPLAEYKAFTTRGASEGGGAGALDWTYAMNWSQGWGELWSLLFSRAYGGGSHEAYWGDKIFTGGPHYIGGVVLLLTVFALIWVRKPIIWALGTATIVTVLFALGKNAAFINEPMFHYFPLFNAFRVPETWLLISVMGMVLLALFGMKYALKPSQQEKANPKPLYYTLGGVIALMLILIVFKSSLFSFEKPNETEEIAKMMVQQYEQQGQQIDMATARAEAPQYIAQFRTERIEKYQSDALRTLFFVVIAGLLLILAKLDKIPAWTAKLALSFLVLVDLWGVASRYYSADLLKPKTNVEEQAAAQLIPGIDDWIQEKVKEAGGSGHFRTFPMALNPFQDGRSPYFYETVSGYSAAKLRVYQDFQDHILQDKDGRINMTGLDLMAVRYIVARGMLPGTKPVQLAADSSMMILERENPMPRAWFVGETKTVTSPQEKWRFLQDPAFNPRKTALVAKDTGLKPAPLDSLGKQASVKLKSFTANRIEWKAQTDAPRFMVVSEVYYPAGWSATVSGKPAEIIQTDHILRGVVVPAGSHTVVMTFAPDRHTMSKTVSGLATLVCYGGILALLALAFVQRRKAAEVV
- the gatC gene encoding Asp-tRNA(Asn)/Glu-tRNA(Gln) amidotransferase subunit GatC — encoded protein: MMVTKEDVQEIAALARLRLTEEEVVHYQHDLNRILDYMAQLNAVDTDGIEPMTHIQDWGNVLREDVHLRRITHEEALKNAPDADADYFRVPKVIE
- a CDS encoding helix-turn-helix transcriptional regulator, whose amino-acid sequence is MSTIEVINIALVVQGILFSFFFLGMKGERWSNWYLFAVFGLQSVNFGLSFLKANHFFVHAPYLLDINLVTIPIVRILVFFYAVRLAGKSIGRGFGFWAHWLIPVTYFFLFMGYDGLFTPYDQMRTLAENYGQMRDLKGRYFFFNLSYLFVFVGYTIASIYYLHVYLKAAKDYYSDARRFHAKWVYELLWINLIAFVVFLGLIMVLKRPVVLQINTAVFMIPALLYVMWRNITKPIIVPPSVGPQNLQIELRVNTSDGASFDAAPLPPLALPQDIKPPSREAEFLRILQALEVEEVYRDADLTVAKLAEKLGMKAYVVSQAINRGAGKSFFEFVNQYRVAAAKTQLLDPVLTYLSIEAIAENCGFSSRTAFYEAFKRHTGRTPARFRKEGEMEKPEM